One Sandaracinaceae bacterium genomic window carries:
- a CDS encoding ATP-binding cassette domain-containing protein — AHLGRRPARLSQGERQRGAVCRALATRPPLLLADEPTGNLDPTSAAHVVDLLLDAARQGGATLLVVTHDRTRLDRFDHVLDLGAIQGAEAAR; from the coding sequence CGCGCACCTAGGTCGCCGACCCGCACGCTTGAGCCAGGGGGAACGGCAGCGCGGCGCCGTCTGCCGCGCGCTGGCCACACGGCCTCCTTTGCTGTTGGCCGACGAGCCCACCGGCAACCTGGACCCGACCAGCGCAGCCCACGTCGTGGACCTGTTGCTCGACGCCGCGCGCCAAGGAGGAGCCACCCTGCTCGTCGTCACGCACGACCGCACGCGTCTGGACCGCTTCGACCACGTGCTCGACCTCGGCGCGATCCAGGGCGCGGAGGCTGCGCGATGA
- a CDS encoding ABC transporter permease gives MSGLVRLAARWLAFHRGRTLLLVGCLALAFLLPITVSRLMAAQGDRMRARAVATPYVVGAPGSRYDLVVSSLWFRGRTPGSTSMREIDRVEGDGRGVAVPLLVRHSAGGLPLVGTSYDYFERRGLHPAQGRLPAILGEAVLGATAAERSGVGVDGHVLTDADGLLGMGIEYPVRLRVVGVLAPSGSADDEAVFTDLQTTWLVEGLLHGHADAAQQDPARVLGHDDQGAPRLDSGIVQYTEVTADNLDSFHLHGELADMPLTGILVWPNDERGRTILLGRYGVAKDAQMLQPTEVVDELLGFVASLKRFFDAQTWLVGIATALLLVLVVALTIRTRERELLTLRRLGVSRARVAALLGIEVGVVLVAAAALASVAGWALARVLARALGLPS, from the coding sequence ATGAGCGGCCTCGTCCGTCTGGCCGCGCGCTGGCTCGCCTTCCACCGCGGGCGCACGCTGCTGCTCGTCGGCTGCCTGGCGCTGGCGTTCCTGCTGCCGATCACCGTGAGCCGTCTCATGGCGGCGCAGGGTGATCGGATGCGCGCGCGCGCCGTTGCCACCCCCTACGTCGTGGGTGCGCCCGGCAGCCGCTATGACCTGGTCGTCTCCAGCCTGTGGTTCCGCGGGCGCACGCCGGGCAGCACGTCGATGCGCGAGATCGATCGCGTCGAAGGGGACGGCCGGGGCGTGGCCGTTCCGCTTCTCGTGCGGCACAGCGCGGGCGGCCTGCCGCTCGTGGGCACGTCGTACGACTACTTCGAACGGCGCGGGCTGCACCCGGCCCAAGGGCGGCTGCCAGCCATCCTGGGCGAAGCGGTGCTGGGTGCCACGGCGGCCGAGCGGAGCGGCGTCGGCGTGGATGGTCACGTGCTCACGGACGCCGACGGCCTGCTGGGGATGGGCATCGAGTACCCCGTGCGCCTGCGCGTCGTGGGCGTCCTCGCGCCGAGCGGCTCGGCCGACGACGAGGCCGTGTTCACCGACCTGCAGACCACGTGGCTCGTCGAAGGGCTCCTGCACGGCCACGCCGACGCCGCGCAGCAGGATCCGGCGCGCGTTCTCGGCCACGACGACCAGGGCGCGCCGCGCCTCGACAGCGGCATCGTGCAGTACACCGAGGTCACCGCGGACAACCTCGACTCGTTCCACCTGCACGGCGAGCTGGCCGACATGCCGCTCACGGGCATCCTCGTGTGGCCGAACGACGAGCGTGGACGCACGATCCTGCTCGGTCGCTACGGCGTGGCGAAGGACGCCCAGATGCTCCAACCCACCGAAGTCGTGGACGAGCTGCTCGGCTTCGTGGCGTCGCTCAAGCGCTTCTTCGATGCCCAGACGTGGCTCGTCGGCATCGCCACGGCACTGCTGCTGGTGCTCGTGGTGGCGCTCACGATCCGGACGCGCGAGCGCGAGCTGCTCACGTTGCGCCGCCTCGGCGTGTCGCGGGCGCGTGTGGCCGCGCTGCTCGGGATCGAGGTGGGTGTGGTGCTCGTGGCTGCGGCCGCGCTCGCGTCGGTGGCAGGATGGGCGCTCGCGCGGGTCCTGGCCCGCGCGCTGGGCCTGCCGTCCTGA
- a CDS encoding zinc ABC transporter substrate-binding protein has product MRLASIVLLGLGLLLAGCGGETSAPGPAARSGPPTVAATFELLRVIATRLGGDDVRVIAPLPGDEDPAWWRPTGEAVSALQQADVVLANGAGYERWLDKVSLPRARLVKTTALIKEPLRKVKDATVHSHGPGGAHSHEGLDGYTFVDPSLLREQAEAVRRALRAVRPDAAERIDARAKALDDELAATAKAAAAVRRLSAGQVIVTAHPVYGYLARRLGWTTVDLAWVPEKAPDAAALDQLKERLAGHAAWVLLWPWTPSAETTAAVEAATGLTSVVLPIGDVSLPKDRAAGRDVLAAFRAGLERLDAALRAQ; this is encoded by the coding sequence ATGCGCCTCGCTTCGATCGTGCTGCTCGGCCTGGGCCTCCTGCTTGCCGGCTGCGGCGGCGAGACGTCGGCCCCCGGCCCCGCGGCACGCTCCGGCCCCCCCACGGTTGCCGCCACGTTCGAGCTCCTGCGCGTGATCGCGACGCGCCTGGGCGGCGACGACGTGCGCGTCATCGCGCCGCTGCCGGGTGACGAGGATCCCGCGTGGTGGCGGCCCACCGGGGAGGCCGTGTCCGCCCTGCAGCAGGCCGACGTGGTGCTCGCCAACGGCGCGGGCTACGAGCGCTGGCTCGACAAGGTGAGCCTCCCGCGCGCACGTCTCGTGAAGACGACGGCCCTGATCAAGGAGCCGCTGCGCAAGGTCAAGGACGCCACCGTCCACAGCCACGGCCCGGGCGGAGCGCACAGCCACGAGGGCCTGGACGGCTACACGTTCGTGGACCCGTCGCTCCTGCGCGAGCAGGCTGAAGCCGTGCGGCGCGCGCTGCGCGCCGTGCGGCCGGACGCTGCCGAGCGCATCGACGCGCGCGCCAAGGCGCTCGACGACGAGCTCGCGGCCACGGCGAAGGCCGCTGCCGCCGTGCGTAGGCTGAGCGCCGGCCAGGTCATCGTGACGGCGCACCCCGTCTACGGGTACCTCGCCCGACGGCTGGGCTGGACCACCGTGGACCTCGCCTGGGTCCCCGAGAAGGCACCCGATGCCGCGGCACTCGACCAGCTGAAGGAACGCCTCGCGGGTCACGCAGCGTGGGTGCTGCTCTGGCCGTGGACGCCATCCGCGGAAACCACGGCGGCTGTCGAGGCGGCCACCGGACTCACCAGCGTGGTGTTGCCCATCGGCGACGTGTCGCTCCCCAAGGACCGTGCCGCGGGGCGCGACGTGCTGGCCGCGTTCCGCGCGGGCCTCGAGCGTCTCGACGCCGCCCTTCGCGCGCAGTGA
- a CDS encoding sterol desaturase family protein — translation MIDLANGVAFWSLPAFLLLDLAVRGRRFETTRWWRLRASLVTVFTFFWATAVAVFWGERLAGVALLDGSVLGTWGGAAAGILVYELFHYGYHRLVHRSDRLWRIHQMHHSAEANDAFGANYIHPLDAAAFVTIASIVFFPLLGLTPEAGAIAGAFVAFNAVFQHANIRTPRWLGYIIQRPESHQVHHGVHRWNYSDLPLVDMLFGTFRNPARYEGTVGFYRGASARIPEMLVGLDVTRPGAAADVEVRTPRRRAVVTRSIL, via the coding sequence ATGATCGACCTTGCCAACGGGGTGGCCTTCTGGAGCCTCCCCGCCTTCCTTCTCCTCGACCTCGCGGTGCGCGGTCGTCGCTTCGAGACCACGCGGTGGTGGCGCCTGCGGGCGTCTCTCGTGACCGTGTTCACGTTCTTCTGGGCCACGGCCGTGGCCGTGTTCTGGGGCGAACGTCTCGCTGGCGTGGCGCTGCTCGACGGCAGCGTGCTCGGCACCTGGGGTGGAGCAGCCGCGGGCATCCTCGTGTACGAGCTGTTCCACTACGGCTACCACCGGCTGGTGCACCGGTCCGATCGCCTGTGGCGCATCCACCAGATGCACCACAGCGCCGAGGCCAACGATGCCTTCGGTGCCAACTACATCCACCCGCTCGATGCGGCGGCGTTCGTCACGATCGCCAGCATCGTGTTCTTCCCGCTGCTGGGCCTCACACCCGAGGCCGGTGCGATTGCGGGTGCGTTCGTGGCGTTCAACGCCGTGTTCCAGCACGCCAACATCCGTACCCCCCGCTGGCTGGGCTACATCATCCAGCGCCCCGAGAGCCACCAGGTCCACCACGGTGTGCATCGCTGGAACTACAGCGACCTGCCGCTCGTGGACATGCTCTTCGGCACGTTCCGCAACCCGGCGCGCTACGAGGGCACCGTGGGCTTCTACCGCGGCGCGTCGGCGCGCATCCCCGAGATGCTCGTGGGCCTGGACGTGACGCGCCCGGGCGCCGCGGCGGACGTCGAGGTGCGCACGCCCCGCCGTCGCGCGGTGGTCACGCGATCCATCCTGTGA
- a CDS encoding TetR/AcrR family transcriptional regulator has protein sequence MGKVPTAVELFGRGAEPRDTRERILHVALDLFYGNGFHAVGLDRILAEVGVTKTTFYNHFPSREDLVLECVKVRDVWEREAFERAVRARAGYDPRALLLAIFDVMDDWFNDPRYRGCLFIAASAEFPSRQDPVHKAAAQHFASMEEQIRLMAEAAGVEDPAALATSWVLLLEGAVTYRLVTGDDSVAKSAKVVAEQLLAAQLPA, from the coding sequence ATGGGAAAGGTGCCGACCGCTGTCGAGCTCTTTGGTCGTGGCGCGGAGCCGCGCGACACCCGCGAGCGCATCCTGCACGTAGCGCTCGACCTCTTCTACGGCAACGGGTTCCACGCTGTCGGCCTCGATCGCATCCTCGCGGAGGTCGGCGTCACCAAGACGACCTTCTACAACCACTTCCCGAGCCGCGAGGATCTCGTCCTCGAGTGCGTGAAGGTCCGGGACGTGTGGGAGCGCGAGGCCTTCGAGCGCGCCGTTCGCGCGCGTGCTGGCTACGACCCGCGCGCGCTGTTGCTCGCGATCTTCGACGTGATGGACGACTGGTTCAACGACCCTCGCTACCGCGGCTGTCTGTTCATCGCCGCGAGCGCCGAGTTCCCGTCGCGCCAGGATCCGGTCCACAAGGCCGCGGCCCAGCACTTCGCCTCCATGGAAGAGCAGATCCGGCTGATGGCGGAGGCGGCGGGCGTCGAGGACCCGGCCGCGCTGGCCACATCCTGGGTCCTGCTGCTGGAGGGCGCGGTCACGTACCGCCTCGTCACGGGCGACGACTCGGTGGCCAAGTCGGCCAAGGTCGTTGCCGAGCAGCTGCTCGCCGCCCAGCTGCCGGCCTGA
- the ltrA gene encoding group II intron reverse transcriptase/maturase — protein MNGRGKSDDPVVPGNPANKGGGAPRPAERGEGRGSAKRNPPRRTRDRTQRRASLQQALDRIRQAAERDKTQRFTTLWHHVYDTDRLREAYFSLNRKSAPGVDRVTWEDYGKELEANLQDLAGRLQRGGYRARPVERTYIPKADGRQRPIGKPVLEDKIVQRSAAAVVGAVYEVDFLGFSYGFRPGRKQHDALDAVTVGITRRKVNWVLDADIRGFFDAIDHGWLVKFLEHRIADERVLRHVKKWLAAGVMEDGEWVQAEKGSPQGGSISPLLANIYLHYVFDLWAHQWRQRHAQGDVIIVRYADDIVMGFQYAADGERFREALVERFRQFGLELNTDKTRMIEFGRFAATNRQRHGQGKPESFDFLGFTHICARTREGWFHVLRRTTRSRLRAYARKIHDELRRRTHDPIRDVGAWLMASWRGYEQYHAVPGNLATLWALRDDLIRRWRLRLRRRSQRGYVTWERMDTLAKRFLPYPEQRHPYPYERLCVTTQGRSPVR, from the coding sequence ATGAACGGGCGTGGGAAGTCGGACGACCCCGTAGTACCGGGGAACCCTGCGAACAAGGGTGGCGGTGCGCCGCGACCTGCGGAGCGGGGGGAGGGAAGGGGGTCGGCCAAGAGGAATCCGCCCAGGCGTACCAGGGACCGGACGCAGCGACGGGCCTCCCTGCAACAGGCGCTGGACCGGATACGACAAGCAGCAGAACGGGACAAGACGCAACGGTTCACGACCCTCTGGCATCACGTCTACGACACCGACCGACTTCGGGAGGCCTACTTCAGCCTCAACCGCAAGAGCGCACCGGGCGTCGATCGGGTGACGTGGGAGGACTACGGGAAGGAGCTGGAGGCCAACCTCCAGGACCTCGCCGGACGCCTCCAGCGAGGGGGGTACCGGGCCCGCCCCGTGGAACGCACCTACATCCCGAAAGCGGACGGGCGTCAGCGCCCGATCGGCAAGCCCGTGTTGGAGGACAAGATCGTCCAACGCTCGGCGGCGGCGGTGGTAGGGGCGGTGTACGAGGTGGATTTCCTGGGATTCTCGTACGGGTTCCGACCGGGCCGCAAGCAGCACGACGCGCTGGACGCGGTGACGGTGGGCATCACGCGGCGGAAGGTGAACTGGGTGCTCGATGCCGACATCCGTGGGTTCTTCGATGCCATCGACCACGGCTGGCTGGTGAAGTTCCTCGAGCACCGCATCGCGGACGAGCGCGTCCTACGCCATGTCAAGAAGTGGCTGGCAGCGGGCGTGATGGAGGATGGCGAGTGGGTTCAAGCGGAGAAGGGCTCTCCGCAGGGTGGCAGCATCAGCCCCCTGCTGGCGAACATCTATCTCCACTACGTGTTCGATCTGTGGGCGCATCAATGGCGACAGCGGCACGCGCAGGGTGACGTGATCATCGTGCGGTACGCGGACGACATCGTGATGGGCTTCCAGTACGCGGCGGACGGCGAACGGTTTCGGGAAGCGCTGGTGGAACGCTTTCGCCAGTTCGGCCTGGAGCTGAACACCGACAAGACGCGGATGATCGAGTTCGGGCGGTTCGCCGCGACGAACCGGCAACGACACGGCCAAGGGAAGCCGGAGAGTTTCGACTTCCTGGGGTTCACCCACATCTGCGCGAGGACGCGAGAGGGCTGGTTCCATGTCCTGCGCCGCACCACACGCTCGCGGCTCCGGGCGTACGCCCGCAAGATCCACGACGAGCTCCGACGCCGCACGCACGACCCGATCCGGGACGTGGGTGCCTGGCTGATGGCCTCGTGGAGGGGCTACGAGCAGTACCACGCCGTACCGGGCAACCTGGCGACCCTCTGGGCCCTGCGCGACGACCTGATCCGCCGATGGCGGCTCCGGCTACGTCGCCGCAGCCAAAGGGGCTACGTGACCTGGGAACGCATGGACACCCTCGCAAAGCGCTTCCTCCCGTACCCCGAACAGCGACACCCCTACCCGTACGAACGCTTGTGCGTTACCACTCAAGGCAGGAGCCCGGTGCGGTAG